GTCCTGTTCTTCTGCTGTTCCCGTTCGGCCTGTATCGCCAGATATTCTCGGTGCCGCTGTTCTTGGGCGGCCGACGCTAAGAAAGCGGCCGTTTTCGCCGCTCGTTTAGCCGCCACAAGCGCGGCCGTCCTTCTTGCCGTCTTGGCCGCTGCAGCCGCGGCCGCGGCTGTCGCGTCGTTGTTATTGTCCACCGCGGCACTGCTGCAACCGCACCCGGATTTTGACTCACTCGCGTCGTTGTTGCTACTGCTACTGCTACCTTCCATCGTCTCGTCAGGTtttgatattacaataatatcaaacacaaatacttatttatataggcTACTATATAGATCGGGTAAAGGGGTTTGGGTGTGTATGGGatagtatatttactataaatatattataataaacaatttttattttacggaCGAGTAATGCAAGGAGGTACGATGCCGAGCATGCGAAATCCGGTGACGTCGAATATCACAGACGCGAATCGGACGCCATGGCGGAGTAGTGACACAGCATGGACGGCGACGCGAACACAAAGAACGCGGACAACACTCGACGAGAGAAcggagaaaaataataatcgaataaaaaaaaaaaaaaaaaacaacaaaacaaaataataataaaaatatgcgtCCGCGAATGTACGCTAaacgacggcgacgacgagACTATGCGACAACACGACCGTACAACGCCGTCGGATCGCGAAAAGGGAAGTAGCGGAAAAGAAAGGAAGACGCGATGGCCGCAAAACGAAGGCATGTCTGTCAGACAGACGAGCGTCGAATTTCCCGTCCGGAGCGTCAACCGTTAATCTATTTTGGCTACACTGCGCGTTTCTCATTCATCAATAGATTACTCTGTAGTCCTACACCACAGTGGCTGACAGTTGTCCGTAAAATGATAAGAACACCTGTGTAATGATAGGTTGAAGGTACGAAAAACGGGAACCCAACCTGTCCTACATAGTTTATAGCGAACCTTTTACCAGTGGTAGGACACTTCTGGGCGGCGGGTTGATAATAGAGAATCAACCACTGCAGGTCCACAGTAGGGGCAAGTATCTgggaaaatatgtaattttaacgtTTGCATATTTGGTAGCATCGAATTAGTTAAGATAAATATGGAATGGTACAGTTCGACCCCCTAGATAAGAGTTCTGCCCCTTGATAAGAAATTATAGctgatattgaaaattaagataacattattttatcgtataaaagtatcccatatttatttttcgtaattAAAAGGTCAAGCTGTTAAGGATCTGGCCCTACTGCGGACCTACAATAACTGTCTGAGGTgcctgtatacatttttatcagtgTCCATTCTGATTGTTATATTCTGTGCTACTATTCCGTGAGTGTGATTGTGATAAAAAAGTACCCATCACATACTATACATTACAGGCCActactattaactattaatactattaattattcaatggaAATAGTAAATAACTATAGTTTACTATAAGATAGTAGCCAGTAGGTAGTATAGATACTAAATTTTGCCATAgtagtgtaaataatataataatatttggtcCACACCCATCATATTGGTCAAAGCCGATAAAATTGTATCTGCGTCGAGATTGTTTTCCGTATATTTCACCATCTCCCAACGACCAAACACAcccacatattattttatgatgttttcaaatcaattaaggtattataagttatcacTCTTATCACAGTCATCGTGAAAATTCAAGGTTCAAAATTATTCGGTTGTCGCCGTGGGTCTTCGGGACTgcggaaataaatattatataaacaaactcTTCTTCTTGTCTAACATTCTGAGACAAGTGACAACAGTTGAACACCGCTAGTCAGCGAGTTAGCTTGCTTATTGCTCGTTTATCTGCGGTAGTTAAGTACCTACTCAGATGTCTGCTGAGTAACCTTTACTTACTACTCAGTCACTAATCTACGCAGTAATCACTGACACTAATTTTCCGTTCTGTCGTATACTCGTACGTTAATTTTCTAGATatgtaaattgtttgtttcGACTTAACATCTGTCTAACACAGTCACGGCTACCTctttacggttattattatgttaactagttaatactaatacaatGGACAAATATGACAAAGCTTCTCAGCATATTAAAGGTAAACAAAGAAATAGATTTGTGATAAAGGAAAAGACTACGTACTACTATTACCACTACTTCTATTAACGTCATAGAATTTCTAATGACTAAAACATTTAGATCatgcaaatattatgtaaatattaggcatttttaaatggcaggtgtatttttaaaattgcccTATTGATTGTACTCATCCCACATAtggttgttatattatgtacaactaaaataatattgatatattttattaaaacaaaatgtttgtgtaaaaatacaaatgcttaaaattataatttatacatttatattattaattttctctcGTGTTgcacctatatttttattaaaatacaataattttttgctgatactaatattattttagcattgaatattgtttaacTTAATTGTTATTAGAATTGGcttattctaaaatacaataaactttatataaaattttttatttaatataataaataatatcagttattattattgatatttttgtttaattaatataggtaaaataccATTATATGCTATGGCATACCCATATACATATGGTTAGTAGATCATACCTGTTTCAATTGATATTCAATTTGTACTTAGCATACTTTTTGTGACAAGTGTATCAAGCAAATTTAAGTGCATAAGTATTTTCACTTATTATAACTCAAGAATTATTTCtgacttgaaatattttcaagtgcCATGttgcttattttatttctgtaaattgtacaatattgtagttaacattacaaaaaaagttttagttaaattaattggagcaatttttattttgtactttatgttcattataataactaattataaatgtacacagaattttacataatgtttAAGGCAAATGCAACTGCCCAAAATAGTGCGTtttcattttctaaaatattacaacaaatattGGTTGTGAAAGCTTACAATTGCAACTTACTGCTTAAGTCTTAAATCcagaaaaacataattatacataatagtttataaaattcatattaattgttaatttattttgaattacagAGTCTTTGAATACAAAAAACCTTGCTGAATGTCTATCCCAAACGGGTCGTTTTTCATATTGTGCATTATGTGCAACTTCATTAAGTTGTCTATATAAATATCCTGCACATGTAGATTTTAAATTGGACTGTTTACGTATACTATGTAATCATTTAAAGCTAATGTTACAACTACCTACTATGCGAGAGATGGCAAATTGTGAACTTCCCTTAGATGCCAAAGTATATGTTAGAGCTCTTAAAAAAGAAGAAGTACTGAAAGAAGGCATGATGATTATTGTACAAGACCTTCTTTTACTGGCCATTTCAAATGGTAaagttaattttcttttatacatttttaaaattattattattttttataaaacaattataattattaaataaaatattttaatgtgcaAACAAAAGGATTTAGAGTAAGTAAGTATCTAGTTACTAGTGTATTGTTAttgacataaaaatttaaaaataaaatgttttaattctcaataaaaaaaattgtgattgcttaaatttttttctacagtaaatttatataaatagtataacataaataaattaaaaatgtaattaattttgtttttcattacatttttaaatcattattttttaggtacctatgaTGCTCGTTGGAGAGTTCTTATACTATATGTTACTCGTGTGTTTGATCTTGATTTAAGTACAGTAGATAATTTTGAGTTAAAcgttgtaaattgtttatcaaattttttgcCAGTTCAAACCGAGTAAGAGTTATTTCaacttaattattgatttttcttttatttattctcatAAAATTAACTCTCTTAATgcctattttcaaattaagacAAGAACAAGCTGATGCTGCTCGCCGTATTCGTGTATCGAAGACTAAACGTTTTGCATTGATTGGATTAGCATCAGTTGGTGGTGGACTTCTCCTTGGTTTAACTGGTGGATTGGCTGCTCCTCTTATTGGTACAGGACTATCTAGTGTCTTAGGAACATCTATTGTTGGTGCTATAGGATCAGTTGGTGGTACAGCTATTGTTGGATCACTTTTTGGTGTTGCAGGAGCAAGTTTAActggtaattataaataaataacatacaataattaataggttaaataagtatactaaaactatatatttttaggatataaaatgcataaaagaGTTGGTGACATTGAAGAGTTTCAATTTCGTAAATTGTCTACAGATGCAGAAACTGGAGATATTCACTtacatattactattgttatatCTGGATGGTTAAATGATGACAAAGAAACCAGCTATATTAAACCATGGGAAAATCTTCGagtataaatctattatattttatgtatttattattaaaggacatcaaaaaactaaaaaataagtttacttAGATTTAAAGTATGTCATTATCTAAGAACTATGGTATGGGTCTCACACTTAAACACTAACTATTCAATGAGATACagacatttgaaaatatgcatGTGACATCATAGAGCCGTTGCTGGAATGGTGAAGT
This sequence is a window from Rhopalosiphum maidis isolate BTI-1 chromosome 1, ASM367621v3, whole genome shotgun sequence. Protein-coding genes within it:
- the LOC113549569 gene encoding transmembrane and coiled-coil domain-containing protein 4-like isoform X2, which translates into the protein MDKYDKASQHIKESLNTKNLAECLSQTGRFSYCALCATSLSCLYKYPAHVDFKLDCLRILCNHLKLMLQLPTMREMANCELPLDAKVYVRALKKEEVLKEGMMIIVQDLLLLAISNGTYDARWRVLILYVTRVFDLDLSTVDNFELNVVNCLSNFLPVQTEQEQADAARRIRVSKTKRFALIGLASVGGGLLLGLTGGLAAPLIGTGLSSVLGTSIVGAIGSVGGTAIVGSLFGVAGASLTGYKMHKRVGDIEEFQFRKLSTDAETGDIHLHITIVISGWLNDDKETSYIKPWENLRDSPEQYYLRYESSYLLEFGKAMEYFFSFAVSVAVQESLKYTVLSGLMAAIAWPAGILGLASVIDNPWGVCCRRSAQVGKQLAETLLTHSHGNRPVTLIGYSLGARVIYYCLREMSQREKCQGIVQDAILIGTPCTRNSSDWNKITEIVAGRVVNAYCRSDWFLKFLYRTLSMHANGVAGLQAVQSVNDRIENIDLTDIVSGHFEYPQKLTEILMHIGVNVDESAKLQLITTQSMPEKMCESLKINDDYTVKKSKSVIDLTTIDKQKNATQ
- the LOC113549569 gene encoding transmembrane and coiled-coil domain-containing protein 4-like isoform X1; translated protein: MDKYDKASQHIKESLNTKNLAECLSQTGRFSYCALCATSLSCLYKYPAHVDFKLDCLRILCNHLKLMLQLPTMREMANCELPLDAKVYVRALKKEEVLKEGMMIIVQDLLLLAISNGFRVSTYDARWRVLILYVTRVFDLDLSTVDNFELNVVNCLSNFLPVQTEQEQADAARRIRVSKTKRFALIGLASVGGGLLLGLTGGLAAPLIGTGLSSVLGTSIVGAIGSVGGTAIVGSLFGVAGASLTGYKMHKRVGDIEEFQFRKLSTDAETGDIHLHITIVISGWLNDDKETSYIKPWENLRDSPEQYYLRYESSYLLEFGKAMEYFFSFAVSVAVQESLKYTVLSGLMAAIAWPAGILGLASVIDNPWGVCCRRSAQVGKQLAETLLTHSHGNRPVTLIGYSLGARVIYYCLREMSQREKCQGIVQDAILIGTPCTRNSSDWNKITEIVAGRVVNAYCRSDWFLKFLYRTLSMHANGVAGLQAVQSVNDRIENIDLTDIVSGHFEYPQKLTEILMHIGVNVDESAKLQLITTQSMPEKMCESLKINDDYTVKKSKSVIDLTTIDKQKNATQ
- the LOC113549569 gene encoding transmembrane and coiled-coil domain-containing protein 4-like isoform X3: MAYPYTYESLNTKNLAECLSQTGRFSYCALCATSLSCLYKYPAHVDFKLDCLRILCNHLKLMLQLPTMREMANCELPLDAKVYVRALKKEEVLKEGMMIIVQDLLLLAISNGFRVSTYDARWRVLILYVTRVFDLDLSTVDNFELNVVNCLSNFLPVQTEQEQADAARRIRVSKTKRFALIGLASVGGGLLLGLTGGLAAPLIGTGLSSVLGTSIVGAIGSVGGTAIVGSLFGVAGASLTGYKMHKRVGDIEEFQFRKLSTDAETGDIHLHITIVISGWLNDDKETSYIKPWENLRDSPEQYYLRYESSYLLEFGKAMEYFFSFAVSVAVQESLKYTVLSGLMAAIAWPAGILGLASVIDNPWGVCCRRSAQVGKQLAETLLTHSHGNRPVTLIGYSLGARVIYYCLREMSQREKCQGIVQDAILIGTPCTRNSSDWNKITEIVAGRVVNAYCRSDWFLKFLYRTLSMHANGVAGLQAVQSVNDRIENIDLTDIVSGHFEYPQKLTEILMHIGVNVDESAKLQLITTQSMPEKMCESLKINDDYTVKKSKSVIDLTTIDKQKNATQ